The following are encoded together in the Lactuca sativa cultivar Salinas chromosome 1, Lsat_Salinas_v11, whole genome shotgun sequence genome:
- the LOC111887350 gene encoding homeobox-leucine zipper protein HAT5 has product MAARSYLYGGASGGEAESGGSVLLTNKRVHCSSSLNPVDSFFASRSSPFQGSRSMVSFEDRGNGSGGQFFQSFDHEDNGDDEYDEYFQQPEKKRRLTVDQVRFLEKSFELDNKLEPDRKIQLAKELGLQPRQVAIWFQNRRARWKTKQLEKDYDDLQESYNKLKANYENLLKEKEKLKSKVGELSDKLMIQEKGTSDASSTKSPCEPQLCELVLEEDLSKNLNLTCGPEGDLNVVFERGDSSYVFEQEQSDGSLDEENDNFGKMFLPSMDGYTSPKIENVDPHAVNSYYLGLAGDDQAFGFWSY; this is encoded by the exons ATGGCCGCTCGAAGCTATCTCTACGGTGGTGCTTCCGGTGGTGAAGCTGAAAGTGGTGGCTCTGTTCTGCTGACAAACAAAAGGGTTCATTGTTCTTCTTCTCTTAACCCTGTTGATTCCTTCTTCGCCTCCCGATCGTCTCCTTTCCAGG GTTCTCGATCAATGGTTAGCTTTGAAGATAGAGGGAATGGATCCGGTGGGCAATTTTTTCAGTCATTTGATCATGAAGACAATGGAGATGATGAATACGATGAATACTTTCAGCAGCCTGAGAAGAAAAGACGGCTCACGGTTGACCAAGTACGGTTCTTGGAGAAAAGTTTTGAATTAGATAACAAACTGGAGCCAGACCGAAAGATTCAGCTAGCCAAAGAACTCGGTTTGCAGCCCAGGCAGGTTGCCATCTGGTTTCAAAACCGACGTGCACGTTGGAAGACTAAACAACTAGAGAAAGACTACGATGATTTGCAGGAAAGCTACAATAAACTCAAAGCCAACTATGAGAATCTTCTTAAAGAGAAGGAAAAACTAAAATCCAAG GTCGGTGAATTAAGTGATAAGCTGATGATTCAAGAGAAAGGAACCTCGGATGCATCGAGTACTAAAAGCCCGTGTGAGCCACAACTGTGTGAACTGGTACTTGAGGAAGATTTATCGAAGAACCTGAACCTGACGTGCGGGCCCGAAGGAGATTTAAACGTGGTGTTTGAAAGAGGCGATTCATCTTATGTATTTGAACAAGAACAAAGTGACGGGTCGTTGGATGAAGAAAATGATAACTTTGGGAAGATGTTTCTACCATCAATGGACGGTTACACATCGCCAAAGATCGAGAATGTGGACCCACATGCGGTGAACTCTTATTATCTTGGGCTTGCCGGAGATGATCAAGCATTTGGTTTTTGGTCTTACTGA